A portion of the Nitrospira defluvii genome contains these proteins:
- the gap gene encoding type I glyceraldehyde-3-phosphate dehydrogenase → MTTRIGINGFGRIGRNVLRASLGDPSLEFVAINDLTDANTLAYLLKYDSVHGTLDASVEAKDDHLIVDGKTIKVLAVKDPKELPWKALNVDIVIESTGRFTDREGAGKHLSAGAKTVIISAPAKDPDATVVLGVNEQVFDPKAHNIVSNASCTTNCLAPVAKVLLENFGIKHGVMTTIHSYTNDQQLLDLPHKDLRRARAAGMSMIPTSTGAAKALHLVIPALKGKLDGLAIRVPTPNVSLVDLTVETEKDCDVAGVNAAFKKAAEGPMKNVLAYSEAPIVSIDLKDDAHSAIVDAPLTAVIDKRLVKVTAWYDNEWGYSCRVRDLIKYIVAKAS, encoded by the coding sequence ATGACCACACGCATCGGCATCAATGGATTCGGACGCATCGGCCGCAATGTTCTCCGCGCTTCCCTGGGAGATCCCAGCCTAGAATTTGTCGCCATCAACGATCTGACCGATGCCAACACATTGGCCTATTTGCTCAAGTATGATTCGGTTCACGGCACACTGGACGCCTCAGTGGAGGCCAAGGATGACCACCTGATCGTCGACGGCAAAACCATCAAAGTTTTGGCCGTCAAGGATCCGAAAGAACTGCCATGGAAAGCGCTCAACGTGGATATCGTGATCGAATCGACCGGGCGGTTTACGGATCGCGAGGGCGCAGGAAAACACCTCTCGGCCGGTGCCAAAACCGTCATCATTTCTGCGCCCGCGAAAGACCCTGATGCCACCGTCGTCCTCGGCGTCAATGAGCAGGTGTTCGACCCCAAAGCGCATAACATTGTTTCCAACGCCTCGTGCACGACCAACTGCCTTGCCCCGGTCGCGAAAGTCTTGCTCGAAAACTTCGGCATCAAACACGGGGTCATGACGACCATCCACTCCTACACCAACGACCAGCAACTGCTCGACCTGCCCCACAAGGACCTGCGACGGGCACGCGCAGCCGGTATGTCGATGATTCCTACGAGCACCGGCGCGGCCAAAGCGCTTCACCTGGTGATTCCGGCATTAAAGGGGAAACTGGATGGACTGGCCATTCGAGTTCCCACCCCGAACGTCTCATTGGTGGACCTCACCGTGGAAACGGAAAAGGACTGTGATGTGGCAGGGGTGAATGCCGCTTTCAAGAAGGCCGCCGAAGGCCCGATGAAGAACGTGCTGGCCTATTCGGAAGCCCCGATTGTATCCATCGATCTCAAGGATGATGCGCACTCCGCCATTGTCGATGCCCCCCTCACCGCGGTCATCGACAAACGACTCGTCAAAGTCACCGCCTGGTACGACAACGAATGGGGCTATTCCTGCCGTGTCCGGGACCTGATCAAGTACATCGTTGCCAAAGCGTCGTGA
- a CDS encoding phosphoglycerate kinase: MNIRKRIIEDLQLRGKRVIIRADYNVPLDDSLQITDDTRIRSTLPTINRAVDEGAKVILCSHLGRPKGKFDPKFSLAPVAKRLQRLLGKEVTFAPDCIGAAVEGLVAKMQPGDVMLLENLRFHPEEEKNDEAFSKALASLADVYINDAFGAAHRAHASTVGITKYIPEAAAGYLLKKEIEYLEGAVENPVRPFVAILGGAKVSGKIGVIENLGKKVDKVIIGGGMAFTFLKAMGLEIGQSLVENDMLDFAKGVQDHAFSSGVKFYLPVDCVVAASREPGAETKIVPVQEIPKGWYGLDIGPASVKLFSEAVQDAKTILWNGPMGMFEVDAFARGTLAMAHSVANAYALTIVGGGETALAIHRAGESESISFISTGGGAALELLEGKTLPGLAALPNRQA, translated from the coding sequence ATGAATATTCGCAAACGAATTATCGAAGATCTTCAGCTTCGCGGGAAGCGCGTAATTATTCGCGCCGATTACAATGTCCCGCTCGATGATTCGTTGCAGATCACTGACGACACGAGGATCCGATCAACGCTTCCCACCATCAACCGAGCCGTTGACGAGGGAGCGAAGGTGATCCTGTGCTCTCACCTCGGCAGACCGAAGGGGAAATTTGATCCGAAATTCAGCCTGGCTCCTGTTGCCAAACGCCTCCAGCGCTTGCTGGGCAAAGAAGTGACGTTTGCCCCTGACTGCATCGGCGCCGCCGTCGAAGGCCTCGTCGCCAAAATGCAGCCGGGCGATGTCATGTTGCTGGAAAATCTCCGGTTTCACCCCGAAGAGGAGAAGAACGACGAAGCATTTTCCAAGGCCCTCGCCTCACTCGCTGATGTCTATATCAACGATGCTTTCGGTGCGGCGCACCGGGCTCATGCCTCCACTGTCGGCATCACGAAATACATTCCCGAGGCAGCGGCGGGCTATCTCCTCAAGAAGGAAATCGAGTATCTCGAAGGAGCCGTGGAAAATCCGGTGCGGCCCTTTGTGGCCATTCTCGGAGGGGCCAAGGTATCAGGCAAAATCGGCGTCATCGAGAATCTCGGCAAGAAAGTCGACAAGGTCATTATCGGCGGCGGTATGGCCTTTACCTTTTTGAAGGCGATGGGACTTGAGATCGGTCAGTCACTGGTTGAAAACGACATGCTCGATTTCGCCAAAGGCGTCCAAGACCATGCTTTTTCCAGCGGCGTGAAGTTTTACCTACCGGTGGACTGTGTCGTTGCCGCCAGTCGCGAACCGGGCGCCGAAACAAAGATCGTTCCGGTTCAAGAAATTCCCAAAGGTTGGTATGGGCTGGATATCGGGCCGGCCTCCGTCAAACTGTTCTCGGAAGCCGTTCAGGACGCTAAAACCATTCTGTGGAACGGTCCCATGGGCATGTTTGAGGTAGATGCCTTCGCACGAGGGACTCTGGCCATGGCCCATTCGGTCGCCAACGCCTACGCGCTGACCATTGTCGGCGGCGGTGAAACGGCTCTGGCCATCCACCGTGCGGGGGAATCTGAAAGCATCTCGTTCATCTCGACCGGTGGTGGAGCCGCGCTGGAGCTGCTCGAAGGGAAAACCCTCCCGGGACTTGCTGCGCTTCCCAATCGACAGGCGTAA
- the tpiA gene encoding triose-phosphate isomerase: MRTRFIVGNWKMNKTATEAVAFVHRLKQELPSVEGIQVGFTPPFTALHATRDALASNPAFLLGAQNLHWEEKGAFTGEVSGPMLKDLGCEFVLVGHSERRQHFGDQDTWTNRKVLAALRHGLRPILCVGETLQERDSEHTDAVIERQLRAGLVGVDDQGLAAVTIAYEPVWAIGTGRAATPQQAVLVHRMIRRIIGELGGADRVQQLRILYGGSVTPQNIADFLSFEEIDGALVGGACLDPLSFATLVRVAIRATPTRTA; the protein is encoded by the coding sequence GTGAGAACACGTTTCATCGTCGGCAACTGGAAAATGAACAAGACGGCCACCGAAGCCGTGGCCTTTGTCCATCGCCTCAAGCAGGAGCTGCCCAGCGTTGAGGGAATCCAGGTCGGGTTCACACCGCCGTTCACAGCCCTACACGCCACACGTGACGCCCTCGCTTCCAACCCGGCTTTTCTCCTTGGAGCCCAAAACCTACATTGGGAGGAAAAGGGAGCCTTTACCGGCGAAGTCTCAGGCCCCATGCTGAAGGACCTTGGCTGTGAGTTCGTTCTTGTCGGTCATTCTGAACGTCGCCAGCACTTTGGGGACCAGGATACGTGGACGAACAGGAAAGTCCTGGCAGCCCTCCGACATGGACTCCGGCCGATTCTGTGTGTGGGAGAAACGCTCCAGGAACGTGATAGCGAACACACCGACGCCGTCATTGAACGACAGCTTCGGGCCGGACTCGTGGGCGTAGATGATCAGGGACTGGCTGCCGTCACGATCGCCTATGAACCGGTGTGGGCCATTGGAACCGGGCGGGCCGCGACGCCACAGCAAGCCGTGCTCGTCCATCGCATGATCCGTCGAATCATCGGCGAATTAGGCGGAGCGGACAGAGTCCAGCAGTTGAGAATTCTTTATGGCGGCAGCGTCACACCGCAGAACATTGCCGACTTTCTCTCGTTTGAAGAAATCGATGGGGCCCTGGTCGGCGGGGCTTGTTTAGATCCCCTCTCTTTTGCTACACTCGTCAGAGTCGCGATTAGGGCAACACCCACCAGGACCGCATAA
- the secG gene encoding preprotein translocase subunit SecG gives MYTLLIIVHVIVCLLMIGAILLQSGKGAEIGAAFGGSSQTVFGSRGPANFLSKFTVITAFVFMFTSLSLAILAKDRTFSSTVIDLNKKSATTPPSSTSTDSSSAPAKESHSSGEGSH, from the coding sequence ATGTATACTCTCCTCATTATTGTTCATGTCATTGTCTGCCTACTCATGATTGGAGCAATTTTGCTGCAATCGGGTAAGGGTGCCGAGATTGGTGCGGCCTTCGGCGGTTCCAGCCAGACCGTATTCGGCAGCCGAGGTCCTGCGAACTTCCTGAGCAAATTTACGGTTATCACCGCTTTCGTGTTCATGTTCACCTCGTTGTCTCTGGCCATCCTGGCAAAAGATCGAACCTTCTCCTCCACCGTCATCGACCTGAACAAGAAATCGGCTACAACGCCCCCTAGCTCGACATCCACCGACAGTAGCTCCGCTCCTGCGAAAGAATCACATTCCTCCGGCGAAGGATCCCACTAA
- a CDS encoding branched-chain amino acid transaminase, translating into MLQTSEKIWMDGKFVAWADAQVHVLTHSLHYGLAAFEGIRCYKGQNGSAIFRLPEHVDRLFESAHIGLMQIPYDRKQITEAIVETVRVNKLEACYIRPLVYIGYGAMGLYPGENPINVSIAAWKWGTYLGDEALAKGIRARVSSFTRHHVNVSMTRGKISGYYVNSILAKREVKADGYDEAIMLDPEGYVAEGTGENVFIVRRGVLKTTPLTSILEGITRNSILQLAKERQIPVVEERFTRDEMYVAEEVFVTGTAAELTPVTEIDQRSIGTGTPGPITKTLQKAFFDVVGGIDPAHRHWLTPV; encoded by the coding sequence ATGTTACAAACTAGCGAAAAAATATGGATGGACGGAAAATTTGTCGCGTGGGCCGATGCGCAAGTTCACGTACTCACCCATTCACTGCACTATGGCCTGGCAGCCTTTGAAGGGATCCGGTGCTACAAGGGGCAGAATGGGTCGGCTATTTTTAGACTGCCCGAGCATGTGGATCGGCTATTTGAGTCGGCACACATCGGGCTGATGCAGATACCTTATGATCGGAAGCAAATTACCGAAGCTATTGTTGAAACCGTCAGGGTCAACAAGCTCGAAGCTTGTTACATCCGTCCGCTGGTGTATATCGGCTATGGAGCCATGGGGCTCTATCCCGGTGAGAATCCCATCAACGTAAGCATTGCCGCATGGAAGTGGGGAACGTATCTCGGTGATGAAGCGCTGGCGAAGGGGATTCGGGCGCGAGTGTCTTCGTTTACACGCCACCATGTGAATGTTTCGATGACCCGCGGGAAGATTTCCGGCTACTACGTGAATTCCATACTCGCCAAGCGCGAAGTCAAAGCCGACGGATACGATGAAGCCATCATGCTGGATCCCGAAGGGTATGTCGCAGAAGGCACAGGGGAGAATGTGTTCATCGTGCGACGCGGAGTCTTGAAAACGACACCGCTCACCTCGATCTTGGAGGGGATCACGCGAAATTCAATTCTTCAACTGGCCAAAGAGCGTCAGATTCCGGTGGTTGAGGAGCGATTCACTCGTGACGAAATGTACGTGGCCGAAGAAGTGTTTGTGACCGGTACCGCGGCAGAACTTACGCCGGTGACGGAGATCGATCAGCGGAGCATCGGTACAGGAACTCCTGGTCCCATCACCAAAACCTTACAAAAGGCATTTTTTGACGTGGTGGGCGGAATAGATCCCGCTCATCGTCATTGGCTGACCCCTGTGTAG
- the rplU gene encoding 50S ribosomal protein L21 has product MYAIIETGGKQYRVEAGTVLQVESLPGEVGHSVQIDKVRLLHGDGGLVVGQPVVAGATVTAEILRQGRTRSITIFKKQRRKNYRRTRGHRQGFTQLRVTGIETK; this is encoded by the coding sequence ATGTACGCTATTATCGAAACAGGCGGGAAACAGTATCGAGTGGAAGCAGGGACCGTGCTCCAAGTGGAGTCACTTCCCGGCGAGGTCGGGCATTCAGTGCAGATCGATAAGGTTCGACTACTGCACGGAGATGGCGGCCTGGTAGTGGGTCAACCGGTGGTTGCCGGAGCAACAGTGACGGCGGAAATTCTTCGCCAAGGACGCACCCGCTCCATCACGATCTTCAAGAAACAACGTCGCAAAAATTATCGGCGAACCAGGGGCCACCGGCAAGGCTTCACGCAGCTGCGGGTCACCGGGATTGAAACGAAGTAA
- the rpmA gene encoding 50S ribosomal protein L27, with translation MATNKGGGSTRNGRDSNPQYLGVKAYGGETIKAGSIIVRQRGTKFFPGLNVGLGRDHTLYAYVSGVVKFEGGRGRQKVSVYPVTAKA, from the coding sequence ATGGCAACAAACAAAGGCGGCGGTTCCACACGGAACGGCCGTGACAGTAATCCACAGTACCTCGGCGTCAAAGCCTACGGGGGAGAGACGATCAAGGCCGGATCCATCATTGTGCGCCAGCGCGGCACGAAGTTTTTTCCTGGTCTGAACGTGGGGTTAGGTCGCGACCATACCCTCTATGCCTATGTATCCGGTGTCGTGAAGTTTGAAGGTGGCCGTGGCCGACAGAAGGTCAGCGTTTATCCCGTGACCGCAAAGGCCTGA
- the obgE gene encoding GTPase ObgE produces the protein MSTFVDQAQILVKAGEGGHGACSFRREKFVPRGGPDGGDGGDGGSVLVQATTRLSTLLDLRYQKHYEAEKGEGGGGSNCHGRRGTDVLIPVPVGTMVFDANTQELLADLTADGDSCVVAKGGRGGRGNTQFASSTNRVPTQFEPGTPGEERLLRLDLKLLADVGLVGYPNAGKSTFIAAVSAARPKIADYPFTTLTPNLGVVRSSGEHTFVIADIPGLIEGAHEGKGLGFQFLRHIERTSLLIHMIDVSEWATEDPVASLKVMRHELATYDRTLADRPYAVVGTKIDIKGEGKRLEQLNKYCQRRKIRFFAISAATREGLDECLRYMGQQVEALRTIPCETKS, from the coding sequence ATGTCCACATTTGTCGATCAAGCCCAGATTCTCGTGAAGGCTGGCGAAGGCGGTCACGGCGCCTGCAGCTTTCGTCGCGAAAAATTCGTACCCCGTGGCGGCCCAGACGGCGGGGACGGAGGAGACGGCGGCAGCGTCCTCGTCCAGGCCACGACTCGCCTCTCCACCCTACTCGATCTTCGCTACCAAAAGCACTATGAAGCAGAGAAGGGCGAGGGCGGCGGCGGTAGCAACTGCCATGGCCGGCGCGGAACCGACGTCCTCATTCCTGTTCCAGTCGGTACCATGGTATTCGACGCAAACACGCAGGAACTTCTTGCCGACCTGACGGCAGACGGCGACAGTTGCGTCGTTGCCAAGGGAGGTCGGGGGGGGCGAGGCAACACCCAATTCGCCAGCTCCACCAACCGCGTCCCGACTCAGTTTGAGCCGGGCACTCCTGGCGAAGAGCGTCTGCTTCGACTCGATCTCAAACTCCTGGCGGATGTCGGCTTGGTCGGGTATCCGAACGCCGGGAAATCCACGTTCATCGCCGCCGTCTCCGCTGCACGGCCCAAGATTGCCGACTACCCCTTTACGACCCTCACGCCGAACCTTGGCGTGGTCCGATCGAGCGGGGAGCATACCTTTGTCATAGCGGACATTCCCGGTTTGATCGAGGGGGCGCATGAAGGCAAAGGCCTCGGCTTTCAATTCCTCCGCCATATTGAACGCACCAGCCTACTGATTCACATGATCGATGTGTCCGAGTGGGCCACGGAGGACCCGGTCGCCAGCTTGAAAGTCATGCGGCACGAGCTGGCGACGTATGATCGCACCCTTGCCGATCGCCCCTACGCGGTGGTAGGCACCAAAATCGACATCAAAGGCGAAGGCAAACGGCTCGAACAGCTCAACAAATACTGCCAACGGCGCAAAATACGCTTCTTTGCCATCTCGGCCGCCACGCGTGAAGGATTGGACGAGTGCCTGCGCTACATGGGGCAGCAGGTGGAGGCGTTGCGAACAATCCCGTGCGAGACGAAGTCATAA
- the proB gene encoding glutamate 5-kinase — translation MRDEVITQARRVVVKIGSSLIASRETGLSAERLERLAKEIAEIRAQGREVLVVSSGAVVSGIKKLGLREYPKSLPVKQAAAAVGQSRLMWAYEKAFERLDLRVAQVLLTHADLADRRRFLNARHTLTTLIEFGVVPIINENDTVAVEEIRVGDNDTLAAQVAHLIDADLLVILSDVDGLFTADPRKDPGATLIPLIHEITEDIEQRAGLSSTFEGTGGMATKVRAAKKVGEYGVPTLILNGTHQRLLPEVLSGHPGGSLFLGRERRMNSRKHWIAFTLRPRGQVQLDQGAVEALVRKGKSLLASGIRDITGQFDAGDPVTCTGPDGKECAKGLVNFSSAILIRIKGLKTADIQKIPGLQEYEEVIHRDNLVIL, via the coding sequence GTGCGAGACGAAGTCATAACACAAGCCAGACGCGTGGTCGTCAAGATCGGGAGCAGCCTCATTGCCTCGCGCGAAACGGGACTGAGCGCCGAGCGCCTTGAGCGGCTCGCTAAGGAAATTGCCGAGATACGCGCCCAGGGACGTGAGGTGCTCGTCGTCTCCTCCGGCGCGGTGGTGTCAGGCATCAAAAAACTCGGGTTGCGCGAATATCCCAAAAGCCTGCCGGTGAAGCAGGCCGCGGCAGCAGTCGGCCAGAGCCGGTTGATGTGGGCCTATGAAAAGGCGTTTGAGCGACTCGATCTCCGCGTTGCGCAAGTGCTCCTGACGCATGCAGATCTGGCAGATCGCCGACGTTTTTTGAACGCCAGGCACACCCTGACGACCTTGATTGAATTTGGAGTCGTTCCCATCATCAACGAAAACGACACCGTTGCCGTTGAAGAAATCCGGGTCGGAGACAACGATACGCTGGCAGCCCAGGTAGCGCATCTTATCGATGCAGACCTCCTCGTCATTCTCTCGGATGTGGACGGACTGTTCACCGCCGATCCTCGAAAAGATCCCGGCGCGACCTTGATCCCGCTGATTCACGAGATCACCGAAGACATTGAACAGCGCGCAGGCCTGTCCTCTACCTTTGAAGGCACCGGGGGCATGGCCACCAAGGTACGAGCGGCGAAAAAGGTGGGCGAATACGGGGTCCCGACCTTGATCCTCAACGGCACTCACCAACGATTACTCCCAGAGGTGCTGTCCGGACACCCAGGCGGCAGCTTGTTTCTTGGCCGCGAGCGACGCATGAACAGCCGGAAACATTGGATTGCGTTTACCTTACGCCCCAGGGGCCAAGTCCAATTGGATCAGGGCGCGGTCGAGGCGCTGGTGCGCAAAGGCAAGAGTCTTCTGGCCTCGGGGATCCGCGACATCACCGGCCAGTTCGACGCCGGCGACCCAGTCACCTGCACTGGCCCAGACGGCAAGGAATGCGCCAAAGGCCTGGTGAACTTTTCCTCCGCAATCCTCATCCGCATCAAGGGCCTCAAGACGGCCGATATTCAGAAGATCCCCGGTCTCCAGGAGTACGAAGAGGTCATCCACCGCGACAATCTGGTGATTCTGTAG
- the nadD gene encoding nicotinate-nucleotide adenylyltransferase translates to MRLGLLGGSFNPVHRCHLSIAQSARQLLNLDRVLFIPTGDPPHKQSRTLADAQHRYRMVELAIQDIPEFALTDIEIRRTGKSYSIDTVRAIQQEYGPDTSLFFIIGLDAFLDLPSWKEAGLLLKTCDFVVISRPSTRFVTLASVPFFNEVPRDRLEALDAATQDRADVPLANGRILTFLRLPPCESSASEIRARLRDGRPLANLLPPLVESYILREGLYREDGERF, encoded by the coding sequence GTGCGCCTGGGACTCTTAGGCGGAAGTTTTAATCCCGTCCACCGCTGCCATCTTTCGATCGCACAATCGGCCCGGCAGCTTCTGAACCTGGACCGCGTACTGTTCATCCCAACCGGAGATCCTCCGCACAAACAGTCCAGGACGCTCGCCGATGCCCAGCATCGGTACCGCATGGTCGAGCTGGCAATTCAGGACATTCCTGAATTCGCCCTCACGGATATCGAAATCCGCCGCACCGGCAAATCCTACTCGATCGATACTGTCCGGGCGATTCAGCAAGAATACGGCCCGGACACCTCACTGTTTTTCATCATCGGCCTGGATGCATTTTTGGATCTCCCCTCTTGGAAGGAAGCCGGCCTCCTGCTGAAGACCTGCGATTTTGTCGTGATTTCAAGACCGTCCACCAGGTTTGTGACCCTGGCCTCCGTTCCGTTCTTCAACGAAGTTCCACGAGACAGGCTGGAGGCCTTGGACGCCGCCACGCAAGACCGGGCAGACGTGCCCCTGGCCAACGGCCGCATCCTGACCTTCCTTAGACTTCCGCCTTGCGAAAGCTCCGCATCAGAGATCCGCGCCCGCCTTCGGGACGGCCGTCCACTGGCAAATCTGTTGCCCCCCCTCGTTGAATCCTATATACTTCGCGAGGGGTTATACAGGGAGGACGGTGAGCGTTTCTGA
- the rsfS gene encoding ribosome silencing factor, with protein MSVSESKAKALAVASAILDKKATDVLILHIAKLTSLADYLVIGSGESERQARAIADHVSDVLKAEGHAPLSVEGASSAKWVVIDFGDVIVHIFQKDIREHYALERLWGDAGQVRVPEERAVKAAKPARSTARPARTRKRV; from the coding sequence GTGAGCGTTTCTGAATCAAAAGCCAAAGCGCTGGCGGTGGCGAGTGCCATCCTGGACAAAAAGGCCACCGACGTTCTGATCCTGCATATTGCCAAACTGACCTCCCTCGCCGATTACTTAGTCATCGGCTCCGGAGAATCGGAGCGACAGGCACGGGCGATCGCAGACCATGTGAGTGACGTGCTCAAAGCTGAGGGGCATGCGCCGCTCAGCGTCGAAGGGGCCTCGTCGGCCAAGTGGGTCGTCATAGACTTTGGTGACGTCATCGTCCATATTTTCCAGAAGGATATTCGCGAACACTACGCACTCGAACGACTGTGGGGCGATGCAGGGCAAGTACGGGTGCCGGAAGAGCGCGCCGTGAAGGCGGCAAAACCGGCACGATCGACAGCACGCCCCGCGCGCACCCGGAAACGGGTCTAG
- a CDS encoding tetratricopeptide repeat protein, protein MFRLLSTIFLASVGIFLYSYFRELNPGTITVRTSPDALFELSPVSLVLFSMALGATLVALIVTIKETSHVFMNWRTNRLVRRKEKVDALHRDGTHAFMSKRTADAVSLFERALVIDPNRTDSLLWLGNIYRSESNFAEAIRLHQQAHRIEERNVEVLLELAKDLEGARRYEDALQTLQNILRLEPDNLMALIRKRDLYIRLEKWSDALEIQHRLVKANLPESERRAEANLLLGCMYEVGRQLLERGHPDKARRYFRGAIKKDRTFLPAYIGIGEILVREGKTKNAVEILKKIYAKTRSVIILHRLEELFLELGEPDEIIRVYQEALQQDPHNAVVQFYLGKLYYRLEMVDEAYDVLSTLDGTQEHLVDYHKIMANLYLRKQHMDEAVGELKKALGFKKRVVVPYQCSQCHHELAEWSGRCRRCGRWNTYVALPWRDTTKAETDPGSHNSRLPSVPYQGIASPFETV, encoded by the coding sequence ATGTTTCGGCTCCTGTCCACGATCTTCCTCGCCAGCGTCGGCATTTTTCTCTACAGCTACTTTCGAGAGCTGAACCCCGGTACCATTACGGTCAGAACCAGCCCCGATGCCCTGTTTGAACTCAGTCCCGTATCATTGGTGCTATTCTCGATGGCCCTTGGTGCCACGCTGGTGGCCCTGATCGTCACGATCAAAGAAACTTCGCATGTCTTCATGAACTGGCGCACCAACCGCCTCGTGCGCCGGAAAGAAAAGGTCGATGCCCTCCATCGGGACGGGACGCACGCCTTCATGTCCAAACGAACGGCCGACGCCGTGAGTCTCTTCGAGCGCGCGCTGGTGATCGACCCCAACCGGACCGACTCACTGCTCTGGCTCGGAAATATTTACCGGTCCGAGAGCAACTTCGCCGAAGCGATCCGGCTCCATCAGCAGGCCCACCGCATCGAAGAACGTAATGTGGAAGTGCTCCTCGAATTGGCTAAGGATTTGGAGGGCGCCCGCCGGTACGAAGACGCGCTCCAAACTCTGCAGAACATTCTCCGACTCGAACCCGATAACTTGATGGCCTTGATTCGCAAGCGGGACCTGTACATCCGCCTTGAAAAATGGAGCGATGCGCTCGAGATTCAGCACCGGCTCGTGAAAGCCAATCTGCCGGAAAGTGAGCGCCGAGCCGAGGCCAATCTCCTGCTTGGCTGCATGTACGAAGTCGGCCGGCAACTCTTGGAACGAGGGCACCCCGACAAAGCTCGGCGGTATTTCCGTGGCGCGATCAAGAAAGACCGCACCTTTCTGCCGGCCTATATTGGCATCGGTGAAATTCTGGTCCGCGAGGGCAAAACCAAAAACGCGGTTGAAATTCTCAAGAAAATTTACGCCAAGACACGCAGCGTCATCATTCTCCACCGCCTGGAGGAACTTTTCCTGGAGCTCGGGGAGCCCGACGAGATCATCCGCGTGTATCAGGAAGCCCTTCAACAAGATCCCCACAACGCCGTCGTCCAGTTCTACCTGGGGAAGCTCTACTACCGGCTGGAAATGGTGGACGAAGCCTACGACGTGCTTTCGACGCTGGACGGCACGCAGGAACATCTGGTCGATTACCACAAGATCATGGCGAACCTGTATCTCCGCAAGCAGCACATGGACGAGGCCGTGGGAGAACTCAAGAAAGCGCTGGGATTCAAGAAGCGAGTCGTCGTCCCCTATCAATGCTCGCAATGTCACCATGAACTGGCGGAATGGTCCGGCCGTTGCCGACGCTGTGGGCGCTGGAACACCTATGTCGCGCTCCCCTGGCGCGACACCACCAAGGCCGAAACGGACCCGGGCAGTCACAACTCCCGCCTGCCCTCCGTGCCCTACCAAGGCATTGCATCTCCCTTTGAAACCGTGTAG